The following proteins are encoded in a genomic region of Lytechinus variegatus isolate NC3 chromosome 7, Lvar_3.0, whole genome shotgun sequence:
- the LOC121418053 gene encoding transmembrane protein 145-like — MELGKFSVLVLACILLVSGNADAKFKRGEISTEQTCRSKLDRVKDLDYKIKLTGLDPTCHVITDDKGFKWLVCQDTITFESRQRPQHYFVTLANCRSNREGLRNVSYTLHMTNGKDGLWTEFAENQKFMMETDLAFFLGYVAMTIVATRFRYVLSLRKLLHLTYRLFYSSLFFKTVCLLLLNIDLLRFARTGLEMTKIQDAGNCS; from the exons ATGGAACTTGGAAAATTCTCCGTGCTGGTTTTGGCCTGCATTTTGCTCGTTTCGGGCAATGCAGATGCCAAATTCAAACGCGGGGAAATCTCTACAGAACAG ACCTGTCGGAGTAAACTTGATCGTGTAAAGGATCTGGACTACAAAATCAAGTTGACTGGCCTTGATCCTACTTGTCACGTGATCACTGATGACAAAGGTTTCAAA TGGCTTGTTTGTCAAGATACCATCACCTTCGAATCCCGACAGCGACCACAGCACTACTTCGTAACGTTGGCAAATTGTAGGAGTAATAGAGAGGGGTTAAGGAACGTCTCGTACACCTTACATATGACCAATGGTAAAGATGGACTCTGGACGGAATTTGCGGAGAACCAGAAGT TCATGATGGAGACTGACTTGGCCTTCTTTCTTGGATACGTGGCGATGACTATCGTGGCTACTCGATTTAGAT ACGTCTTGTCGCTGAGAAAACTACTGCACCTAACATATCGGTTATTCTACAGCAGTCTGTTCTTCAAGACAGTGTGTCTTCTACTCCTAAACATCGATTTATTGAGGTTTGCCCGGACCGGACTTGAAATGACTAAGATTCAAGACGCTGGTAATTGTAGCTAA